Part of the Pacificitalea manganoxidans genome is shown below.
GGTGAACTCCGCCAGACCGGGGGCATCCGCGTCCTTCTGCGACAGCAGCGGCGGGCTCTCCAGCCCCCAGTCGATGCCGCAACTGTCCCACCGCAGCGCACCATCGACCTCGGGGGCGTAATGGGCGGAGCATTTATAGATGATTTCGGTTTCGGGGGCGCGGGTGACGAACCCGTGGGCAAAGCCTTCGGGGATCAGCAATTGCCGTCCATTGGCATGGCTCAGCTCCACCCCGGTCCACTGACCATAGGTCGGGCTGCCGCGGCGGATATCGACCGCCACATCGAACAGCCGCCCGCGCCCGCAGCGCACCAGCTTGGCCTGGGCATGGGGCGGTGCCTGAAAATGCAGCCCCCGCACCGTGCCGACCCGCTCCGACAGGGAATGGTTGTCCTGCACGAACTCCGTCGTGATGCCATGCCCGGCCAGCGTGCGGCGGTTCCAGCTTTCTGAAAAGAACCCCCGCGCATCGCCGAAACGCGCAGGCGTCAGCAGCAACACGCCGGGCAAGGATGTCTGTTCTACGATCATGCGTCTGCGCCCCTGACCCCTTTGGCCCGCGACCCGGCGAATGCGGGTCGGTCTCATGACCTGTTCCGGCCCCGCCCGGATGGTGCAGGGACCGGGACCGAACGCGACCCTTCCCGCGCCCCGCGGATCGCGGACGAAAAGCGCCGCCGGTGAACAGCAGGCCCCCCAGCCTGACCCGGAAGGTATTGAAATATGGTGAATGAAAGTTAACCCCGGCGCAGTCGGGAAAGGCACTCACGCGATTGCGGGCGCGTGCCCCGCCCTGCATCCCGCCAAGACCTCGTCATTATAACGCTTGGGAAGGCGAGTTTCCGCGCATCGTAAGAATTTTTTATGACACGCGCGTCATTCTGGCTATCTCCAGAGGCTCCACCTCCCCCGTTTCGGGGAGTTCCATCTTGCCCTTGCCGGTCCAAGCAGGCATTACCGAAGCACGGCGTAGTTGGGGGTGAAGGGTCAATATGTTCGATTATAGCAGCATCGCGCTTTCTTACGATTCTGACCCGACCGGAGCCGATTCATTATTGCCTGAGAATCGTGCAGTTTATTTCCGGCTGAAGCGGGTGCTCGATATCCTGTGCGCTTTGGTTTTCCTGCCCGTGATGATTGTCATAGGCATTGTGCTTTTGGCATTGAATCCATTCTTTAATCAGGGTCCGCTTTTATACGTGCAGAAACGAATGGGCCGGAATTGCCGGGCGTTTCCCGCCATCAAGTTTCGCACCATGCGCACCGCCACCCAGATCGTGCGCGGGGCCGATGATCCGCTGGAGGTGCATCGCATCACCCGGCTGGGATGGCTGCTGCGCAAGACCCGGCTCGATGAATTGCCGCAGAT
Proteins encoded:
- a CDS encoding sugar transferase, which codes for MFDYSSIALSYDSDPTGADSLLPENRAVYFRLKRVLDILCALVFLPVMIVIGIVLLALNPFFNQGPLLYVQKRMGRNCRAFPAIKFRTMRTATQIVRGADDPLEVHRITRLGWLLRKTRLDELPQILNVLRGDMSMIGPRPDYFHHARRYARVIPGYRARHLVRPGISGLAQVELGYAAGIDATAAKVAADLHYIRHAGYRLDTLIFWRTLVTVVTGRGT
- the rfbC gene encoding dTDP-4-dehydrorhamnose 3,5-epimerase, translated to MIVEQTSLPGVLLLTPARFGDARGFFSESWNRRTLAGHGITTEFVQDNHSLSERVGTVRGLHFQAPPHAQAKLVRCGRGRLFDVAVDIRRGSPTYGQWTGVELSHANGRQLLIPEGFAHGFVTRAPETEIIYKCSAHYAPEVDGALRWDSCGIDWGLESPPLLSQKDADAPGLAEFTSPFVARQAQDPRRVEVAQ